The Candidatus Paracaedibacteraceae bacterium DNA window TGTTGTCCAAGCCCGTGCTTCTTTGGGGCCAATTGTAAAGAATGTCAACAATCCCAACAGATTATAACCTTCGCGAATAACTTGCTTAAGCCCTGTTTCCTTGAGACCCAACGATTGCAAGAACTCTAATTGTTCCTCTTCGGATTCCAAAGATGAAACTTCTGCTTCAATAGCAGCACTAATGACAACCGATTTTGCGCCGTTTGCCTTAGCATACTCTGCAACCTTTGCTGTATGCGTATTACCGGTCGCGGCTTCTTCTTCACTGACGTTACAGACATATAAAATTGGTTTAGACGTCAATAATTGCAATTGGTCAAACAAAGCTTTTTCATCCTTGCTGATCTCAAATTTATTGGCCATCTTCCCTTCTTCAAGGTGTTTTAAAACTTTTTGCATCAACGGCAATAACGCCTTAGCTTCTGCATCACCGCCCTTAATTTTCTTCTCGAGAGCCGGGATACGACGCTCGAGACTTTCCATATCAGACAGCATCAATTCTGTTTCGATGGTAGTCAAGTCGCGCAATGGGTCGACACTACCATCAACGTGCGTAATGTCATCATCTTCAAAGCAACGCAACACATGAATAATCGCGTCAACACTGCGAATATGGCCCAAGAACTGATTACCCAATCCTTCGCCCTTAGATGCCCCGCGGACCAACCCTGCAATATCGACAAACTCTAATTGTGTCGGAATAATTTTTTGGGATTGAGCGATTTTTGCCAACTCAAACAACCGTGGGTCAGGCACACCAACACGCCCCGTGTTCGGCTCGATAGTACAGAATGGATAATTCGCAGCCTCAGCCGCAGCTGTCGCTGTTAGTGCATTAAAAAGAGTTGATTTACCGACATTCGGCAAACCAACGATCCCACAGTTAAATCCCATTGAGTATCCTTTGATTTTATTAAGTTATGGATCTAATATAGCGACATTGTTTTAATTTTGCTACAGGAACGAAGGCGCTCTTTGGCTTCGCTCCTCATCCCCCTGTATAATCAAGGTACAACTGGCTCATTTTCTTAGCCATTTCTCCGGTCGTCCCCTGCCCTACAGGTTGATGATCAAGCATAATAATCGGCGTAACAGCTGAAGTGGATGCTGTCAAAATTATTTCCTGCGCTTGGCGCAACTCGTCTAGCGTAATGAGTGACTCTTCAACTGTAATACCTGCGCTACCAAGCAATTGAATTAATCTCTGACGTGTAATCCCTGCCAAAATATTACCTAAAAGTGGTGACGTCCTTAGTATTCCTTTATCATCAACAATCCAAACGTTTGCTGAGTTTGCTTCTGTCACAACTTTGTCTTTATTATAGAGAATAGATTCATAAGCCCCTGCCTCCACAGCCTGTTGTTTTCCTAATACATTCGGTAACAATGAAATAGATTTTATATCTGGTCGGGCCCAACGGTTATCAGGCATTGTAATAGCAGCAACGCCTTCCCCCCCCTTCTTCACAGCTTGGCCTTGATTAAAATACCGAGCTGTCACAACAATAGATGGCTCTATATGTTTTGGAAAAGCATGATATCGTGGCGCCACACCCCGTGTAATTTGAATATACAACATACCATCTTTAAGTCGATTTAAGCGGATAACTTCACGACAAATGTGCTCTAAAGCAGATCGTTCGAAAACTGCGGGTATCTGCAATTCTGACAACGAATAGTCTAATCGATCCAGATGCTCAAAAAAGTCAATCAATCGTCCTTTTACCAAACAAACCACTTCATAGACACCATCGGCAAACTGATATCCCCGATCTTCGATATGAACCGCTGCCTGCGCATGCGGTACATACGCCCCATTTACATATGCTATACGCATTTATTATCTTTCCGGAAAAATTATATCTTTAAAATACACCACAAACTTTCCTCTTTCAATGTCTGTCTATTTTTCGTTAGAATCAGGAT harbors:
- a CDS encoding D-amino-acid transaminase; protein product: MRIAYVNGAYVPHAQAAVHIEDRGYQFADGVYEVVCLVKGRLIDFFEHLDRLDYSLSELQIPAVFERSALEHICREVIRLNRLKDGMLYIQITRGVAPRYHAFPKHIEPSIVVTARYFNQGQAVKKGGEGVAAITMPDNRWARPDIKSISLLPNVLGKQQAVEAGAYESILYNKDKVVTEANSANVWIVDDKGILRTSPLLGNILAGITRQRLIQLLGSAGITVEESLITLDELRQAQEIILTASTSAVTPIIMLDHQPVGQGTTGEMAKKMSQLYLDYTGG
- the ychF gene encoding redox-regulated ATPase YchF, producing the protein MGFNCGIVGLPNVGKSTLFNALTATAAAEAANYPFCTIEPNTGRVGVPDPRLFELAKIAQSQKIIPTQLEFVDIAGLVRGASKGEGLGNQFLGHIRSVDAIIHVLRCFEDDDITHVDGSVDPLRDLTTIETELMLSDMESLERRIPALEKKIKGGDAEAKALLPLMQKVLKHLEEGKMANKFEISKDEKALFDQLQLLTSKPILYVCNVSEEEAATGNTHTAKVAEYAKANGAKSVVISAAIEAEVSSLESEEEQLEFLQSLGLKETGLKQVIREGYNLLGLLTFFTIGPKEARAWTTHQGAKAPQAAGEIHTDFERGFICAETISYDDYITCTGESGAKAAGKMRLEGRDYVAKDGDVFHFRFNV